In Pyricularia oryzae 70-15 chromosome 2, whole genome shotgun sequence, one genomic interval encodes:
- a CDS encoding 54S ribosomal protein L4 — protein MASSGAARPAASRVLQRCQPFSSSTSCAAPVTTWRTLARPSTAAATAQATTQQLRLLSISMPLQKRRTTRDNNRLRGQSTIHRSGIRRPLSVSEEDIPQPVQDEGVGKMREEDTDPDHGLWGFFYDKQLVPTPKQLSAHGRSWTVQELRGKSWEDLHALWWMCCRERNRIATAIRTRQFIGIKKDNPFDEAEARGRTVNKTMQAIKHVLTERFYAWEDARKLAMEDPEINLSGKGPIYTPSLHFESADTSSYIEEPVADHLETPETSGQEKVGELSPAGAVDPSTILASKTGKPVTDAPRSS, from the exons ATGGCAAGCTCCGGCGCAGCGCGGCCGGCCGCGAGCCGCGTGCTGCAGCGGTGCCAGCCGTTCTCCTCAAGCACCAGCTGCGCTGCTCCGGTGACCACATGGCGAACTCTGGCAAGGCCTAGCACGGCAGCAGCTACCGCTCAGGCAACGACACAACAGCTGCGTCTCCTGTCCATCTCGATGCCGCTCCAGAAGCGACGCACCACGCGCGACAACAACAGGCTCCGAGGCCAGTCCACCATCCACCGCAGCGGTATCAGGCGGCCGCTCTCCGTGTCTGAGGAGGATATCCCCCAGCCGGTGCAGGACGAGGGCGTGGGCAAGATGCGCGAGGAGGACACGGATCCCGACCACGGTCTTTGGGGCTTCTTCTACGATAAGCAGCTCGTCCCGACACCCAAGCAGCTATCGGCTCACGGCCGATCATGGACTGTCCAGGAGCTCCGCGGCAAGAGCTGGGAGGACTTGCACGCCCTGTGGTGGATGTGCTGCCGTGAGCGCAACCGCATCGCTACGGCCATCAGGACCAGGCAGTTTATCGGCATCAAGAAGGACAATCCCTTTGATGAGGCGGAGGCCAGGGGCAGAACT GTCAACAAGACGATGCAGGCCATCAAGCACGTCCTGACAGAGAGGTTCTACGCCTGGGAGGATGCGCGGAAGCTGGCCATGGAGGACCCCGAGATCAACCTGAGCGGAAAAGGCCCAATCTACACACCATCTCTCCACTTTGAGAGCGCAGACACATCATCATACATTGAAGAACCTGTCGCCGACCATCTGGAGACGCCAGAGACATCGGGCCAAGAGAAGGTCGGAGAGTTGTCGCCGGCCGGGGCTGTCGATCCGTCCACTATTCTCGCGAGCAAAACCGGTAAGCCCGTCACAGATGCACCAAGATCGTCCTAG